One stretch of Thermococcus sp. DNA includes these proteins:
- a CDS encoding McrB family protein: protein MDEYFASKGYLYPSHLVSQFYTALKTKGFVILSGLTGTGKTKIAQELAELLDGFKKNFLFLPVRPDWRNSKALLGYYNPLNEKYHKTDLLEFILEAKKDYEQNREKAKPYFVLLDEMNLAHVEYYFADFLSVLESGRDEKGFTREPLRLHDVGKVEEERIPKETRLPPNLYIIGTLTWTRLLMHSAPKSLTGPLLWSSTMLTLKATHQKQANLS, encoded by the coding sequence TTGGATGAGTATTTCGCCTCAAAGGGCTACCTCTACCCCTCCCATTTAGTTTCCCAGTTCTACACCGCCCTCAAGACCAAGGGCTTCGTTATCCTCTCAGGTCTTACTGGGACAGGGAAGACAAAGATCGCCCAGGAACTCGCGGAACTGCTGGATGGCTTCAAGAAGAACTTCCTCTTCCTTCCGGTTCGTCCGGACTGGCGCAATTCCAAAGCTCTACTTGGCTATTACAATCCGCTGAATGAGAAATATCACAAGACGGACCTCCTTGAGTTCATCCTGGAGGCCAAGAAGGACTACGAGCAAAACCGTGAGAAAGCGAAGCCCTACTTCGTCCTCCTCGATGAGATGAACCTGGCCCACGTCGAGTACTACTTTGCCGACTTCCTGAGCGTCCTTGAGAGCGGCAGGGACGAAAAGGGATTCACGAGAGAACCGCTTAGGCTTCACGATGTGGGCAAGGTTGAGGAAGAAAGGATTCCTAAAGAAACCCGCCTCCCGCCGAACCTCTACATCATTGGGACGTTAACATGGACGAGACTACTTATGCATTCAGCCCCAAAGTCCTTGACAGGGCCTTTGTTGTGGAGTTCCACGATGTTGACCTTGAAGGCTACCCACCAGAAACAGGCGAACCTCTCTTAG
- a CDS encoding DUF2357 domain-containing protein: protein MECIDGIPLDGWKIFSSRAGCRAFKGKDRIYLIEWTDYYVEGWNNSLKTVLINDKPARRLKNGIFAVSFGNFVGLSELVLLFEGGKITKVPVEILSLKVSRMYPELFSSVEGHWIERLSRLQNAFVETLTGEILRYSSAIPFHLESPTGFSAIESDEQINELFAYHFLHSNRERIIEAFETVLRRMKRKLVVNEEWMRTDEVDEITPEALLSIVQHPEYLAPAGEGVVIADYLNDYAPTKVLGYRKYESFDTPENRFVKHFLNLLFEWGERVLGHLVAGGKQTSRGYGNSSGSLSS, encoded by the coding sequence ATGGAGTGCATTGATGGAATACCGCTCGATGGTTGGAAGATATTCTCCTCTAGGGCAGGCTGTCGGGCATTTAAAGGGAAAGATAGAATCTATCTAATTGAATGGACGGACTATTATGTCGAGGGCTGGAACAACAGTCTCAAAACAGTTCTAATCAACGACAAACCCGCGAGAAGACTCAAAAATGGAATTTTTGCGGTATCCTTCGGAAATTTCGTTGGCCTTTCTGAGTTGGTTCTTCTGTTTGAAGGCGGCAAGATAACAAAAGTTCCCGTTGAGATTCTTTCTCTCAAAGTTTCGAGGATGTACCCAGAGCTTTTCTCCTCTGTTGAGGGCCATTGGATTGAAAGACTCTCACGCCTCCAGAACGCCTTTGTAGAGACATTAACTGGCGAAATCCTTCGGTATTCAAGTGCCATCCCCTTCCACTTAGAGTCTCCCACTGGATTCTCAGCCATAGAGAGCGATGAGCAGATCAACGAGCTCTTTGCCTACCATTTCCTCCACTCGAACCGTGAAAGAATCATCGAGGCCTTTGAGACCGTACTCCGCAGAATGAAGAGGAAGCTTGTCGTGAATGAGGAATGGATGAGAACGGACGAGGTGGATGAGATAACTCCAGAAGCCCTCCTCTCAATCGTCCAGCACCCGGAGTACCTGGCTCCAGCCGGGGAGGGTGTTGTGATAGCCGATTACCTGAACGACTATGCTCCGACCAAGGTCTTGGGATACAGGAAGTACGAGAGCTTCGACACCCCCGAGAACCGGTTCGTGAAGCATTTTCTTAATTTACTCTTTGAGTGGGGAGAGCGCGTGCTTGGGCATTTGGTGGCAGGAGGGAAGCAGACATCGAGAGGATACGGGAACTCCTCGGGAAGCTTGAGTTCATAG
- a CDS encoding CoA-binding protein, with amino-acid sequence MLVNLGYFFRPKGIAVIGASNDPLKLGYEVFKNLKKYKAGNVYPVNVKDEIVQGVRAYKNVKDISDEVDLAVVVVPKRFVKQTIIDCGEKGVRGIILITAGFGEVGEEGKREERELVEIAHKYGMRLVGPNCVGIMNTLDDMNATFVMDAKKGDIAFISQSGALGAGIIYKTIKEGIGFSKFVSIGNMADIDFSEFMEYLADTEEDKAIALYVEGLKDGRKFMEVAKRVTKKKPVIVLKAGKSESGARAASSHTGSLAGSWKIYEAAFKQSGVIVADTIDDMLSMARAFTQPLPKGKRVAIMTNAGGPGVLTADAIDRKGLKLANLREKTIEELHSFLPPMAAVKNPVDMIASARGEDYYRTAKVLLEDPNVDMLISICVVPTFAGMTPTEHAEGVIRAVKEVNNGKPVLGLFMAGYVSEKAKELLEADGIPSYERPEDVAAGAYALVEFAKDRGVLKEGE; translated from the coding sequence ATGCTTGTGAATCTTGGTTATTTCTTCAGGCCGAAGGGCATAGCCGTTATCGGAGCATCCAATGACCCACTAAAGCTTGGCTACGAGGTCTTCAAGAACCTCAAGAAGTACAAGGCCGGAAACGTTTACCCCGTCAATGTCAAAGACGAGATCGTTCAGGGTGTTAGGGCTTACAAGAACGTGAAGGATATCTCAGACGAGGTCGACTTGGCCGTCGTTGTCGTTCCGAAGCGCTTCGTAAAGCAGACCATAATCGACTGCGGCGAGAAGGGCGTCAGGGGGATAATCCTCATAACGGCCGGCTTCGGGGAGGTTGGTGAAGAAGGCAAGAGAGAGGAGCGCGAGCTTGTGGAAATAGCCCATAAGTATGGCATGAGGCTTGTCGGTCCGAACTGCGTTGGTATAATGAACACCCTCGATGACATGAACGCCACCTTTGTCATGGACGCTAAGAAGGGTGACATAGCCTTCATAAGCCAGAGCGGTGCTCTCGGAGCTGGAATCATCTACAAGACAATCAAAGAAGGGATAGGCTTCTCGAAGTTCGTCAGCATAGGAAACATGGCCGACATCGATTTCTCCGAGTTCATGGAGTACCTGGCCGATACTGAGGAGGACAAGGCTATAGCTCTCTACGTCGAGGGTCTCAAGGACGGCAGGAAGTTCATGGAGGTTGCGAAGCGCGTCACAAAGAAGAAGCCGGTGATAGTCCTCAAGGCCGGAAAGAGCGAGAGCGGTGCGAGGGCGGCTTCGAGTCACACGGGTTCCCTTGCGGGAAGCTGGAAAATCTACGAGGCTGCTTTCAAGCAGAGCGGCGTCATAGTTGCCGACACGATAGATGACATGCTCAGCATGGCGAGGGCCTTCACCCAGCCCCTGCCCAAAGGCAAGCGCGTCGCCATAATGACAAACGCCGGCGGCCCCGGAGTTTTAACGGCGGACGCGATAGACAGGAAGGGCCTAAAGCTGGCGAACCTCAGGGAGAAAACGATTGAGGAGCTACACTCATTTCTCCCGCCGATGGCGGCAGTCAAGAATCCAGTTGACATGATCGCCTCGGCAAGGGGTGAGGACTACTACCGCACGGCAAAGGTTCTCCTTGAGGATCCGAACGTCGACATGCTCATAAGCATCTGCGTTGTCCCGACCTTTGCTGGCATGACGCCCACGGAGCACGCTGAAGGAGTCATTAGAGCGGTTAAGGAAGTCAACAACGGTAAGCCCGTCCTCGGCCTCTTCATGGCGGGCTACGTGAGTGAGAAGGCCAAGGAACTGCTTGAAGCGGACGGAATTCCAAGCTACGAGAGGCCGGAGGACGTTGCCGCTGGAGCTTATGCCCTCGTCGAGTTTGCGAAGGACAGGGGAGTTTTGAAGGAGGGAGAGTAA
- a CDS encoding DUF2357 domain-containing protein, whose protein sequence is MGRARAWAFGGRREADIERIRELLGKLEFIGSDGLWDDVGEMTLFPYTSQTLLKGDGYRDLLELYREFTSYLPFFEELQRAIDNKDIAKLYEYWAFFRLVDELGEILGKKKLKIHVLPTGELSERGDVYAEFDNGWRLYYNRPLSPKRWSYSVTLRPDFSLFNGNPSKGSTELIGIFDAKFKLDVVDEPKEIEEFDEETEIAEETGNYETWAKLEDVYKMHTYRDALGCRFAVVVYPGERSVFFDANVGLVDNFDLVTLLWHTLQGVGYLKLAPGGVG, encoded by the coding sequence GTGGGGAGAGCGCGTGCTTGGGCATTTGGTGGCAGGAGGGAAGCAGACATCGAGAGGATACGGGAACTCCTCGGGAAGCTTGAGTTCATAGGAAGCGATGGGCTCTGGGACGACGTTGGCGAGATGACGCTCTTCCCCTACACTTCCCAGACGCTTTTGAAGGGCGACGGCTACCGCGACCTCCTTGAGCTTTACAGGGAATTCACTTCCTACCTTCCTTTCTTTGAGGAGTTGCAGAGGGCGATAGACAATAAGGACATCGCCAAGCTGTACGAGTACTGGGCGTTCTTCAGGCTCGTTGACGAACTTGGAGAGATTCTTGGAAAGAAAAAGCTCAAAATCCACGTGCTCCCCACCGGAGAGCTCTCCGAGAGGGGAGACGTTTACGCGGAGTTTGACAACGGCTGGAGGCTCTACTACAATAGGCCGCTCTCCCCAAAGAGGTGGAGCTACTCCGTGACACTCAGACCGGACTTTTCGCTCTTTAACGGGAACCCATCAAAAGGAAGCACGGAACTCATCGGGATCTTCGACGCTAAGTTTAAGCTCGACGTGGTGGATGAGCCAAAGGAGATCGAAGAATTCGACGAGGAAACTGAGATCGCCGAGGAAACGGGGAATTACGAGACCTGGGCGAAGCTGGAGGACGTTTACAAGATGCACACCTACAGGGACGCTTTGGGGTGCAGGTTCGCGGTCGTGGTTTATCCTGGGGAGAGGAGTGTGTTTTTTGATGCTAATGTGGGTTTAGTTGACAATTTTGATCTAGTAACTCTACTTTGGCACACTCTACAAGGAGTTGGATATTTGAAACTTGCTCCTGGAGGTGTTGGATGA
- a CDS encoding metal-dependent hydrolase has product MVKVHFLGHAAFYIKGSKRVLIDPFLSGNPQAAVKPEGIDADLILITHAHGDHIGDAVEIAKRTGAKIVAMFDVANYLNQQANGQVETIGMNYGPTEIEGVGIVQVPAWHSSSDGIHGIGNASGFIVKLDGRTVYHAGDTFVFSDMALFSELYGPIDVALLPIGGHFTMGPREAAKAVELLRPKKAVPMHYNTWPPISADPEEFKRLVGEKAEVVILKPGEELEL; this is encoded by the coding sequence ATGGTGAAGGTGCACTTTTTGGGGCACGCGGCGTTTTACATCAAGGGGAGCAAGAGAGTCCTGATAGATCCGTTCCTGAGCGGCAACCCACAGGCGGCGGTTAAGCCGGAAGGGATTGATGCAGATTTAATCCTGATCACCCACGCCCACGGCGACCACATCGGGGACGCAGTGGAGATAGCCAAAAGAACTGGAGCGAAGATCGTTGCCATGTTCGACGTCGCCAACTATCTCAACCAGCAGGCCAACGGTCAGGTTGAGACGATAGGAATGAACTATGGGCCAACCGAAATAGAGGGCGTCGGAATAGTCCAGGTTCCAGCATGGCACTCGAGCAGCGACGGAATACACGGCATAGGCAACGCCTCCGGTTTCATAGTTAAGCTCGATGGAAGGACGGTATATCACGCAGGGGACACCTTTGTGTTCTCGGACATGGCCCTGTTCAGCGAACTCTATGGCCCAATAGACGTGGCCCTGCTTCCAATAGGAGGACATTTTACAATGGGGCCAAGGGAAGCGGCCAAAGCGGTTGAACTTCTCAGACCGAAGAAGGCCGTCCCGATGCACTACAACACCTGGCCGCCGATTTCGGCTGATCCAGAGGAGTTCAAAAGGCTCGTCGGTGAGAAGGCCGAAGTGGTGATCCTCAAGCCTGGCGAGGAGCTTGAACTCTAA
- a CDS encoding TATA-box-binding protein — MVDMSNVKLRIENIVASVDLFTQLNLEKVIEICPNSKYNPEEFPGIICRFEEPKVALLVFSSGKLVVTGAKSVEDIERTVNKLIQMLKKIGAKFGRAPQIDIQNMVFSGDIGMEFNLDAVALSLPNCEYEPEQFPGVIYRVKEPRAVILLFSSGKIVCSGAKSEHDAWEAVRKLLRELEKYGLIEEEEEW; from the coding sequence TTGGTAGATATGAGCAACGTCAAGCTCAGGATTGAGAACATCGTCGCTTCTGTGGACCTCTTTACGCAACTCAACCTTGAGAAGGTTATTGAAATCTGTCCCAACTCCAAGTACAACCCCGAGGAATTCCCCGGAATAATCTGTCGCTTTGAGGAACCTAAAGTGGCCCTCCTCGTCTTCAGCTCTGGAAAGCTCGTAGTCACAGGGGCGAAGAGCGTCGAGGACATTGAGAGGACCGTCAACAAGCTCATTCAGATGCTCAAGAAGATAGGAGCAAAGTTTGGAAGGGCCCCTCAGATAGACATTCAGAATATGGTTTTCAGCGGTGACATAGGTATGGAGTTCAACCTCGATGCAGTGGCTCTAAGCCTCCCTAACTGTGAGTACGAGCCTGAGCAGTTCCCCGGCGTCATCTACCGCGTCAAGGAACCGAGGGCAGTCATACTGCTCTTCTCCTCCGGAAAGATAGTCTGCTCCGGGGCCAAGAGCGAGCATGACGCCTGGGAAGCGGTAAGAAAGCTTCTCCGCGAGCTGGAGAAGTACGGCCTCATAGAGGAAGAGGAGGAGTGGTGA
- a CDS encoding ATP-dependent Clp protease proteolytic subunit has protein sequence MSSAGFWSSIFWLLFFLYLLLWPQMQFRSLQLARLKLLKRLSEKHGSTVITMIHRQESIGLFGIPFYKFISVEDSEEVLRAIRSAPKDKPIDLILHTPGGLVLAATQIAKALKDHPAETRVIVPHYAMSGGTLIALAADKIIMDPHAVLGPVDPQLGQYPAPSIVRAVEKKGTEKVDDQTLILADVAEKAIKQVRDLVYSLLKDRYGEEKAKELAQILTEGRWTHDYPITVEHAKELGLHVETDVPQEVYALMNLYKQPMKQRGTVEYMPYPVRQDTKR, from the coding sequence ATGAGTAGCGCTGGCTTTTGGAGTTCCATATTCTGGCTGCTGTTTTTCCTTTACCTCTTGCTCTGGCCGCAGATGCAGTTCAGGAGCCTCCAGCTAGCCAGACTGAAACTCCTCAAGCGCCTCTCCGAAAAACACGGTTCCACAGTCATAACCATGATCCACAGACAGGAGAGCATAGGCCTCTTTGGAATCCCGTTCTACAAGTTCATAAGCGTTGAGGACAGCGAGGAGGTTCTGAGAGCAATACGGAGCGCGCCGAAGGATAAACCAATAGACCTCATACTCCACACTCCCGGCGGCCTCGTTCTAGCAGCCACGCAAATCGCGAAGGCCCTCAAGGATCATCCTGCTGAAACGAGGGTCATAGTCCCACACTACGCGATGAGCGGCGGCACTCTCATAGCCCTCGCAGCCGACAAAATCATAATGGACCCTCATGCGGTTCTCGGACCAGTTGACCCACAACTCGGCCAGTACCCGGCGCCAAGTATAGTTAGAGCGGTTGAAAAGAAGGGAACGGAGAAGGTTGACGACCAGACACTCATCTTGGCAGACGTTGCCGAGAAGGCCATAAAGCAGGTAAGGGACTTGGTGTACAGCTTGCTGAAGGATCGCTACGGGGAGGAAAAAGCGAAAGAGCTCGCTCAGATTCTCACCGAGGGCAGGTGGACGCACGACTACCCGATTACCGTTGAACACGCCAAGGAACTCGGACTGCACGTTGAGACCGACGTTCCGCAGGAGGTCTACGCGCTGATGAACCTCTACAAGCAACCAATGAAGCAGAGGGGAACGGTGGAGTACATGCCCTATCCAGTAAGGCAGGATACGAAGCGCTGA
- a CDS encoding multiprotein bridging factor aMBF1, which translates to MGKSKPKYCEICGAPIRGPGHRIRIEGTELLVCDRCYEKYGGKKPGTFSIMPTGRQPRRRTYSSTRPRPSPKPRTEKPLYTEEIVEDYAERIYQAIQRSKKNYQELAQEIGLSMNDLRAIAHGHREPTIKEAKKLEKYFGIKLIETSDAEPLEKKAIPRDYEPTLGDIANVRIKKRKK; encoded by the coding sequence ATGGGAAAGAGCAAGCCAAAATACTGCGAGATATGCGGGGCGCCGATAAGGGGACCCGGTCACAGGATAAGGATCGAGGGAACCGAGCTGTTAGTCTGCGACCGCTGTTACGAAAAGTACGGGGGCAAAAAGCCCGGAACCTTCAGCATAATGCCAACTGGGAGACAACCAAGGAGAAGGACTTATTCAAGTACGAGGCCAAGACCCTCCCCAAAGCCGAGAACCGAGAAGCCGCTCTACACTGAGGAGATCGTAGAGGACTACGCGGAGAGGATTTATCAAGCGATACAGCGCTCGAAGAAGAACTACCAGGAGCTTGCCCAAGAGATAGGGCTTTCAATGAACGACCTCAGGGCGATAGCTCACGGCCACCGTGAGCCGACCATCAAGGAGGCGAAGAAGCTGGAGAAGTACTTCGGGATAAAGCTCATCGAGACGTCCGATGCGGAACCACTTGAGAAGAAGGCCATTCCGAGGGACTACGAGCCAACGTTGGGGGACATAGCCAACGTGAGGATCAAGAAGCGGAAGAAGTGA
- a CDS encoding type II toxin-antitoxin system VapC family toxin: MLVVDTSAFIDSIIPVRGKEERNRLARAAISAAEVRGTPLLMPRLGVVEIISLVRRLTGKDRAVDLIMEYIEAKVLQVSEDWIFEDAKAIARKIHPRAADSYFIATAKKFNAMLISSDKDMVTRARKMGIRAFYVLDETQLNEYLNEMSGGAV; the protein is encoded by the coding sequence ATGCTCGTGGTTGACACATCAGCATTCATCGATTCCATCATTCCAGTTAGGGGTAAAGAGGAAAGGAACAGGCTGGCGAGAGCAGCTATCTCCGCTGCTGAGGTTAGGGGAACCCCCCTGTTAATGCCTCGGCTCGGGGTAGTTGAGATCATAAGCCTTGTGAGGAGACTAACTGGTAAGGATAGGGCAGTGGATTTGATCATGGAATACATTGAGGCAAAAGTTCTTCAGGTCTCGGAAGACTGGATCTTCGAGGATGCTAAGGCGATAGCCCGGAAGATTCACCCGAGGGCCGCAGATTCCTACTTTATAGCCACTGCCAAAAAGTTCAACGCAATGCTCATATCGTCCGATAAAGATATGGTGACCCGTGCCAGGAAGATGGGTATTAGAGCGTTTTATGTTTTGGATGAAACACAACTTAACGAATACCTTAATGAGATGTCTGGAGGTGCAGTTTAG
- a CDS encoding indolepyruvate oxidoreductase subunit beta, producing the protein MKEYNIVITGVGGQGVLTAASILGWAALHAGYKVRMGEVHGMSQRFGSVVSYVRFGDEVYGSMVPEGKGDVILSFEPVEALRYINYLKKGGMVVVNTKPIVPVQVSMGQARYPELEEIRKIVEEDFKAKWIGFNAEDLAMEAGHVITTNTVLIGALTQIPEFPLDAEHVREVIRLSVPPKAVDMNMKAFDLGVKAAKDVLGL; encoded by the coding sequence ATTAAGGAGTACAACATAGTCATCACCGGTGTCGGCGGCCAGGGTGTTCTGACAGCGGCCAGCATACTCGGCTGGGCCGCCCTCCACGCAGGCTACAAGGTGAGGATGGGCGAGGTTCACGGGATGAGCCAGCGCTTTGGAAGCGTCGTTTCCTACGTCCGCTTTGGCGACGAGGTCTACGGCTCAATGGTTCCTGAGGGGAAGGGAGACGTCATACTCAGCTTCGAGCCGGTTGAGGCCCTGAGGTACATTAACTACCTCAAAAAGGGAGGGATGGTCGTCGTCAACACAAAACCCATCGTTCCGGTCCAGGTCTCGATGGGGCAGGCCCGCTATCCGGAGCTTGAGGAGATAAGGAAGATAGTCGAGGAGGACTTCAAGGCCAAGTGGATAGGCTTCAACGCAGAGGACCTTGCAATGGAAGCGGGTCACGTCATAACGACCAACACAGTCCTCATCGGTGCCCTGACCCAGATACCGGAGTTCCCACTCGATGCGGAGCACGTCAGAGAAGTGATAAGGCTCAGCGTCCCGCCCAAGGCAGTGGACATGAACATGAAGGCCTTTGACCTCGGCGTCAAGGCCGCGAAGGATGTACTGGGGCTTTGA
- a CDS encoding GNAT family N-acetyltransferase, giving the protein MEGVRIKKLEKFDDETLARLIEIYMNAYEGLREYGGEGVNYARRYLRWCWGKAKDGFFVADVDGEIAGFIVCDNDWYSKYEARTVGAIHEFAVDKKFQGHGIGHKLMATCLDYLGQYNDRIELWVGEKNESAMRFYEDYGFREVEQSGIWVRMVKDVRDKRLKSPLP; this is encoded by the coding sequence ATGGAGGGGGTTAGGATAAAGAAGCTTGAGAAGTTCGACGATGAAACCCTTGCTAGGTTGATAGAGATCTACATGAATGCCTATGAGGGCCTTCGAGAATACGGTGGTGAGGGAGTGAACTATGCTAGGCGCTACCTCCGGTGGTGCTGGGGTAAGGCTAAAGACGGCTTTTTCGTGGCCGATGTTGATGGTGAGATAGCGGGCTTCATAGTCTGCGATAACGACTGGTACAGCAAGTACGAGGCCAGAACGGTTGGAGCCATTCACGAGTTTGCGGTGGACAAGAAGTTCCAGGGACATGGAATCGGCCATAAACTAATGGCGACATGCCTGGATTATCTGGGGCAGTACAATGACAGGATAGAGCTTTGGGTCGGCGAGAAGAACGAAAGTGCGATGCGGTTCTATGAGGACTACGGTTTTAGAGAGGTTGAGCAGAGCGGAATATGGGTGAGGATGGTCAAAGATGTCCGGGACAAAAGGTTAAAATCCCCCCTTCCTTAG
- the iorA gene encoding indolepyruvate ferredoxin oxidoreductase subunit alpha, with amino-acid sequence MAKVTDMVLWDKPGEKVLLLGNQAIARGALEANIAVYAAYPGTPSSELTDTMAIVAKKAGVYMEYSTNEKVAFETALAAAWSGLRAMTAMKHVGLNVAADTFMSAVGMGVEGGFVIMVADDPSMWSSQNEQDTRVYGKFANVPVLEPSSPQEAKEMAKYAFDLSEKFKHFVILRTTTRSSHARGEVVLGELPEEIKSGKRKFGKFEKDTERFVDIPAHSRKFHPLILEKIEKIREEFNDMPFNWIEGDENAKVGIIAPGLAYAYVKEALHWLGIENVKVLKLGTPFPVPYGLLEKFLDGLEKVLIVEELEPVVEEQVKTWAYDKGLRIPIHGKDLVPRVYEMTTRRAVTAIAKFLDLETPLDYEELDEKYKKVLGIVPPRPPSLCPACPHRNSFYAIRKATHARGIYPSDIGCYTLGVLPPLKTVDTTVAMGGSIGIAHGLEIAQHGAISEEGRKKAKKIIVATIGDSTFFHTGLPALANAIYNRSNVVIVVLDNLVTAMTGDQPNPSTGQTPHGMGKRIPIEDVAKAMGADFVEVVDPYDIKKTYEVMKKALEVEGVSVVVSRQVCALYRIGQMRRRGEKWPIYYVDEDACTGCKICINAYGCPAIYWDEEKKQAKIEPSMCWGCGGCAQICPFGAFKPVEGGDE; translated from the coding sequence ATGGCGAAAGTTACGGACATGGTTTTGTGGGACAAGCCGGGGGAGAAGGTTCTCCTGCTCGGCAACCAGGCCATAGCGAGGGGTGCTCTCGAGGCCAACATAGCGGTCTACGCCGCCTACCCGGGAACCCCAAGTTCTGAACTTACCGACACGATGGCCATTGTTGCCAAGAAGGCCGGCGTTTACATGGAGTACTCGACCAACGAGAAGGTCGCCTTTGAGACCGCCTTGGCCGCCGCCTGGAGCGGCCTCAGGGCAATGACCGCTATGAAGCACGTCGGTTTAAACGTCGCGGCGGACACATTCATGAGCGCCGTGGGAATGGGCGTGGAAGGCGGCTTCGTCATAATGGTGGCGGATGACCCGAGCATGTGGTCTTCACAGAACGAACAGGACACGCGCGTGTACGGCAAGTTCGCCAACGTCCCGGTTCTGGAGCCAAGTTCACCGCAGGAAGCTAAGGAGATGGCGAAATACGCCTTTGACCTCAGCGAGAAGTTCAAGCACTTCGTTATCCTTAGAACCACCACAAGAAGCTCCCATGCGAGGGGAGAAGTGGTTCTCGGCGAACTGCCGGAGGAGATAAAGTCCGGTAAGAGGAAGTTCGGGAAGTTTGAGAAGGACACCGAGCGGTTCGTTGACATCCCCGCCCACTCAAGGAAGTTCCACCCGCTCATCCTCGAAAAGATAGAGAAGATACGCGAGGAGTTCAACGACATGCCCTTCAACTGGATTGAAGGGGACGAGAACGCGAAGGTTGGCATAATCGCCCCCGGTTTGGCCTACGCCTACGTCAAGGAGGCCCTTCATTGGCTCGGCATCGAGAACGTCAAGGTTCTTAAGCTCGGAACCCCGTTCCCGGTTCCCTACGGCCTGCTCGAGAAGTTCCTCGATGGCCTTGAGAAGGTCCTCATAGTTGAGGAGCTTGAGCCTGTAGTGGAGGAGCAGGTCAAGACTTGGGCCTACGACAAAGGCCTGAGGATACCAATTCACGGAAAGGATCTTGTTCCGCGCGTTTACGAGATGACCACGAGGAGGGCTGTGACGGCTATAGCGAAGTTCCTCGACCTTGAGACCCCGCTGGATTACGAGGAGCTTGATGAGAAGTACAAAAAAGTACTGGGGATAGTCCCGCCGAGGCCGCCGAGCCTCTGTCCTGCGTGCCCGCACAGAAACAGCTTCTACGCCATAAGAAAGGCTACCCATGCAAGGGGGATCTACCCGAGCGACATAGGCTGTTACACCCTCGGCGTCCTCCCACCGCTCAAGACCGTCGACACGACCGTCGCGATGGGTGGTTCTATAGGCATCGCCCACGGACTTGAGATAGCGCAACATGGCGCGATAAGCGAGGAGGGGAGGAAGAAGGCTAAGAAGATAATCGTCGCGACCATTGGGGACTCGACGTTCTTCCACACGGGTCTTCCAGCCCTCGCAAACGCCATCTACAACCGTTCCAACGTGGTCATAGTCGTCCTGGACAACCTCGTTACCGCCATGACCGGCGACCAGCCCAACCCGAGCACAGGCCAGACGCCGCACGGCATGGGCAAGAGAATTCCGATAGAGGACGTTGCCAAAGCTATGGGTGCCGACTTCGTCGAGGTCGTTGACCCCTACGACATCAAGAAAACCTACGAGGTCATGAAAAAGGCCCTTGAGGTTGAGGGAGTGAGCGTCGTCGTTTCGAGGCAGGTCTGTGCCCTCTACAGGATAGGCCAGATGAGGCGCAGGGGCGAGAAGTGGCCGATCTACTATGTCGACGAGGACGCGTGCACCGGCTGTAAGATATGTATCAACGCCTACGGCTGTCCGGCCATCTACTGGGACGAGGAGAAGAAGCAGGCCAAGATCGAGCCCAGCATGTGTTGGGGCTGCGGCGGATGTGCACAGATATGTCCATTTGGTGCCTTCAAGCCCGTAGAGGGGGGAGACGAATGA
- a CDS encoding DUF356 domain-containing protein, with product MGNTIVLVRTDDFQKASVALADLVRYGGMKIRGDPRIISPALSDWTFEKISGEKPRRKFRAHVVAQIDLPPAKAIGRLIDIHPPAHILVVSPDTKAWEELMRLWKTFEKLKGFHPPKRTKAEELRKREEGSGE from the coding sequence ATGGGAAACACGATCGTACTGGTGAGGACTGACGACTTTCAGAAGGCGAGCGTTGCCTTGGCTGACCTCGTTCGCTATGGGGGTATGAAAATACGCGGTGATCCGAGGATAATTTCCCCTGCCCTTTCCGACTGGACCTTCGAGAAGATAAGCGGCGAAAAACCGAGGAGGAAGTTCAGGGCACATGTCGTTGCGCAGATAGATCTCCCACCGGCTAAGGCGATAGGCAGGCTGATTGATATACACCCCCCCGCACACATCTTGGTCGTTTCACCTGACACCAAAGCCTGGGAGGAACTGATGCGCCTCTGGAAGACATTCGAGAAGCTTAAGGGCTTCCACCCACCGAAGAGGACGAAGGCCGAGGAGCTGAGGAAGAGGGAAGAAGGGTCAGGTGAATGA